From Sphingomonas hengshuiensis, one genomic window encodes:
- the ilvD gene encoding dihydroxy-acid dehydratase has protein sequence MTNRFDKARLPSRHVSVGPERAPHRSYYYAMGISEEDIAKPFVAVASAGNDSAPCNTTLDFQADAAREGVIANGGMPRRFNTITVTDGIAMGHQGMKSSLVSREVIADSVELSVRGHCYDALVGFAGCDKSLPGMMMAMLRLNVPSIFVYGGSILPGRYHDRDVTVVDVFEAVGKYAAGNCPLHDLTALEKVACPGHGACGGQFTANTMACVGEAIGLSLPNSNMVPAPYQSREQIAVAAGHQVMELLARNIRPRDICTREAFINAARVVAATGGSTNAALHLPAMASEAGIEFDLHDVADAFKSTPYIADLKPGGRYVAKDMHEAGGVYMLMKTMLAGGFLDGNCLTVTGRTLGENIDQVTWNPDQKVIYDVQTPLSPTGGVVGLRGTLAPEGAIVKVAGMHRLQFTGPARVFDCEEECFEAVEHRQINEGEVIVIRYEGPKGGPGMREMLSTTAALYGLGMGEKVALITDGRFSGATRGFCIGHVGPEAAEGGPIALVEDGDSITIDAEAGTIDLHVSEDVLAERRAKWQPRVNDYQSGALWRYSRTVGPAYKGAVTHPGASAERHVYADI, from the coding sequence ATGACCAACCGCTTCGATAAGGCGCGGCTCCCCAGCCGCCATGTCTCCGTCGGCCCCGAACGGGCTCCGCACCGCAGCTATTATTATGCGATGGGCATATCCGAAGAGGATATCGCCAAGCCCTTCGTCGCCGTCGCCAGCGCCGGCAATGACAGCGCGCCGTGCAACACCACGCTGGATTTCCAGGCCGACGCCGCGCGCGAGGGCGTGATCGCCAACGGCGGCATGCCCCGCCGCTTCAACACGATCACCGTCACCGACGGCATCGCGATGGGGCATCAGGGGATGAAATCCTCGCTCGTCAGCCGCGAAGTCATCGCCGATTCGGTCGAACTGTCGGTGCGCGGCCATTGCTACGACGCGCTGGTCGGCTTTGCCGGGTGCGACAAGTCGCTTCCGGGCATGATGATGGCGATGCTGCGGCTCAACGTGCCGTCGATCTTCGTCTATGGCGGCTCGATCCTGCCGGGCCGCTACCATGACCGCGACGTCACCGTCGTCGACGTGTTCGAAGCGGTCGGCAAATACGCCGCCGGCAATTGCCCGCTCCACGACCTGACCGCGCTCGAAAAGGTCGCGTGTCCCGGCCACGGCGCCTGCGGTGGCCAGTTCACCGCGAACACCATGGCGTGCGTCGGCGAGGCGATCGGGCTGTCGCTGCCTAATTCGAACATGGTCCCCGCGCCCTACCAGTCGCGCGAGCAGATCGCAGTCGCGGCGGGGCATCAGGTGATGGAATTGCTTGCGCGCAACATCCGCCCGCGCGACATCTGCACGCGCGAGGCGTTCATCAACGCGGCGCGCGTCGTTGCCGCGACCGGCGGCTCGACCAACGCCGCGCTGCATCTGCCCGCGATGGCGAGCGAAGCGGGGATCGAATTCGACCTGCACGACGTGGCGGACGCTTTCAAATCAACGCCGTACATCGCGGACCTGAAACCCGGCGGCAGGTACGTCGCCAAGGACATGCACGAAGCCGGCGGTGTCTATATGCTGATGAAGACGATGCTCGCGGGCGGCTTCCTCGACGGCAATTGCCTGACCGTGACCGGCAGGACGCTGGGCGAGAATATCGACCAGGTGACGTGGAACCCCGACCAGAAGGTCATCTACGACGTCCAGACTCCGCTGTCGCCCACCGGCGGCGTCGTCGGCCTGCGCGGCACCCTCGCTCCCGAAGGCGCGATCGTGAAGGTCGCGGGGATGCACCGGCTCCAGTTCACCGGCCCCGCCCGCGTGTTCGATTGCGAGGAGGAATGTTTCGAGGCGGTCGAGCATCGCCAGATCAACGAAGGCGAAGTCATCGTCATCCGCTATGAAGGCCCCAAGGGCGGTCCGGGCATGCGCGAGATGCTGTCGACCACCGCCGCGCTTTATGGCCTCGGCATGGGCGAGAAAGTTGCGCTGATCACCGATGGCCGCTTCTCGGGCGCGACGCGCGGCTTCTGCATCGGCCATGTCGGCCCCGAGGCGGCAGAGGGTGGCCCGATCGCGCTGGTCGAGGATGGCGACAGCATCACGATCGACGCCGAAGCGGGCACGATCGACCTGCACGTCTCCGAGGACGTGCTCGCCGAACGCCGCGCGAAATGGCAGCCGCGCGTGAACGACTACCAGAGCGGCGCGCTGTGGCGCTATTCGCGCACCGTCGGCCCGGCCTATAAGGGCGCGGTAACGCACCCTGGAGCCAGCGCCGAACGCCATGTCTACGCGGATATCTGA
- a CDS encoding bifunctional ADP-dependent NAD(P)H-hydrate dehydratase/NAD(P)H-hydrate epimerase gives MIPAGAPIVTAAQMRAAEDAVFRTGVSQAALMERAGEAVAREAARFAMGRPILVLAGPGNNGGDAYVAARLLHANGHDVALVATGAPKPGAAAEMHARWRGPTSSLYAARPRPVLIDGLFGTGMARPLERGLAAVFADLASHADFTLAIDLPSGIDTDSGDDLGAPRGIDATVALGALKPAHLIGAGLERSGHVILADIGIPVETRSRTVARPSLATPGIHSHKYTRGLVAVIEGAMPGAARLSARAAMAGGAGYVVLAGGEPWGAGPDALVRREVGTSEDLAEFLGWDRIDAIVLGPGLGRDRRAEAFLRTAFAAPKPLVLDGDALSLLGTGAARWLQSRTAPTWLTPHAGEFDRMFAGQGSKIDRTLAAAAETGATILHKGPDTVIASPKGDVRILSGASPWLSTAGTGDVLAGILGAQVAQGGKGVAPAEAAVWLHARAAGLAGAAFIADRLIDPLAEAITECL, from the coding sequence ATGATCCCCGCCGGAGCCCCGATCGTCACCGCCGCGCAGATGCGCGCAGCCGAGGACGCCGTGTTCCGCACCGGCGTCTCGCAGGCGGCGCTGATGGAGCGGGCGGGCGAGGCTGTCGCGCGCGAGGCGGCGCGCTTCGCGATGGGGCGTCCGATCCTCGTCCTCGCCGGGCCGGGTAACAATGGCGGCGACGCCTATGTCGCCGCGCGGCTGCTCCATGCCAATGGGCACGACGTCGCGCTGGTCGCCACCGGCGCGCCAAAGCCCGGCGCGGCGGCGGAGATGCACGCGCGCTGGCGTGGGCCGACCTCGTCGCTCTACGCCGCGCGCCCGCGCCCGGTGCTGATCGACGGGCTGTTCGGCACGGGTATGGCACGCCCGCTCGAGCGCGGACTGGCGGCGGTGTTCGCCGATCTCGCGTCGCACGCCGATTTCACGCTGGCGATCGACCTGCCCTCGGGGATCGACACCGATAGCGGCGACGATCTCGGCGCCCCGCGCGGGATCGACGCGACGGTGGCGCTGGGCGCGCTCAAGCCCGCGCACCTGATCGGCGCCGGGCTGGAACGCAGCGGGCATGTGATCCTCGCCGATATCGGCATCCCGGTGGAGACTCGCTCGCGCACCGTCGCGCGGCCCTCGCTGGCGACCCCCGGCATCCACAGCCACAAATATACCCGCGGCCTCGTCGCGGTGATCGAAGGCGCGATGCCCGGCGCCGCGCGGCTGTCGGCGCGCGCGGCGATGGCGGGCGGGGCGGGCTATGTCGTGCTGGCAGGCGGCGAGCCCTGGGGCGCCGGCCCCGACGCGCTGGTCCGCCGCGAAGTCGGCACCAGCGAGGACCTTGCCGAGTTCCTGGGCTGGGACCGGATCGACGCGATCGTGCTCGGCCCCGGCCTGGGCCGCGATCGCCGGGCCGAGGCGTTCCTGCGCACTGCCTTTGCCGCGCCCAAGCCGCTGGTGCTCGACGGCGACGCGCTCAGCCTGCTCGGCACCGGCGCCGCCCGCTGGCTTCAGAGCCGCACCGCGCCGACCTGGCTCACCCCGCATGCGGGCGAGTTCGACCGGATGTTTGCAGGGCAGGGGAGCAAGATCGATCGCACCCTCGCCGCCGCTGCGGAGACCGGCGCGACGATCCTGCACAAGGGGCCGGACACCGTGATCGCCTCGCCAAAGGGCGATGTCCGCATCCTCTCGGGCGCCTCGCCCTGGCTCTCCACGGCGGGGACGGGCGACGTGCTGGCCGGGATTCTCGGCGCGCAGGTGGCGCAGGGCGGCAAGGGCGTCGCCCCTGCCGAGGCCGCGGTGTGGCTCCATGCCCGCGCGGCGGGGCTTGCCGGGGCGGCCTTCATCGCCGACAGGCTGATCGATCCACTTGCGGAAGCCATAACCGAATGTCTGTAG
- a CDS encoding class I SAM-dependent RNA methyltransferase: MSVAEDEIVRVAARGEGVTADGRHIAFAAPGDRVSGHAVLVRGPHHREPPCRHFPECGGCQLQHLDDVAWSGFIVDRITSALAAHALATEIRTPILSPPNTRRRATLHAERRGRQVRMGFTEQNSHNLIDLDECHVLDPALFALVAPLRGLLAAMLPGKRRVNVHLALADRGPDVLIDGMEAEGLAAAEAITAFSHRHGLARFAMDEGLGATSRWEPEPVTVTLSGVPVPFPPASFLQATPEGEAALVAAVREIAGPSRAVADLFAGLGTFTFALPGAKVYAAEAARDPILALRAAGIQAQRQIFADHRDLFRRPVTAKDLSNFDCIVLDPPRAGAREQVAEIAACKAPALAYVSCNPSTFARDAQVLCEGGYRLDWVQPVGQFRWSTHVELAARFSR, translated from the coding sequence ATGTCTGTAGCCGAAGATGAAATCGTCCGCGTCGCCGCGCGGGGCGAAGGGGTGACCGCCGACGGGCGCCACATCGCCTTTGCCGCGCCGGGCGACCGCGTCAGCGGCCACGCCGTCCTGGTGCGCGGCCCGCATCACCGCGAGCCGCCGTGCCGCCACTTCCCCGAATGCGGCGGTTGCCAGCTCCAGCATCTCGACGATGTCGCGTGGAGCGGGTTCATCGTCGATCGCATCACGAGCGCGCTGGCCGCGCATGCGCTGGCGACCGAGATTCGCACGCCGATCCTCTCGCCCCCCAACACCCGCCGCCGCGCGACGCTCCATGCCGAGCGGCGCGGGCGCCAGGTGCGGATGGGCTTTACCGAGCAGAACAGCCACAATCTGATCGACCTCGACGAATGCCATGTCCTAGATCCCGCGCTGTTCGCGCTGGTCGCGCCGCTTCGCGGGCTGCTCGCGGCAATGCTGCCGGGCAAGCGGCGCGTGAACGTCCACCTCGCGCTCGCCGATCGCGGGCCCGACGTGCTGATCGACGGGATGGAGGCCGAAGGGCTGGCCGCGGCAGAGGCGATCACGGCATTCTCGCACCGCCACGGCCTCGCCCGCTTCGCGATGGACGAAGGGCTGGGCGCCACTTCGCGCTGGGAGCCCGAGCCGGTGACCGTGACGCTCAGCGGCGTGCCGGTGCCGTTCCCGCCCGCGAGCTTCCTTCAGGCGACGCCGGAGGGCGAGGCGGCGTTGGTCGCGGCGGTGCGCGAGATTGCGGGGCCGTCGCGCGCAGTCGCCGATCTGTTCGCCGGGCTCGGCACCTTCACCTTCGCGCTGCCGGGGGCGAAGGTCTATGCGGCGGAGGCGGCGCGCGATCCGATCCTCGCGCTCCGGGCCGCGGGCATCCAGGCCCAGCGCCAGATCTTCGCCGACCACCGCGACCTGTTCCGCAGGCCGGTGACTGCGAAGGATCTAAGCAATTTCGACTGCATCGTGCTCGATCCGCCACGCGCGGGCGCACGCGAGCAGGTGGCGGAGATCGCCGCGTGCAAGGCGCCGGCCCTCGCCTATGTCTCCTGCAATCCCAGCACCTTCGCCCGCGATGCGCAGGTTTTGTGCGAAGGTGGCTACCGGCTCGACTGGGTGCAGCCGGTGGGGCAGTTCCGCTGGTCCACCCATGTCGAACTGGCGGCGCGGTTCAGCCGGTAG
- a CDS encoding ArsR/SmtB family transcription factor — translation MTASESAVDAGPILQALGDATRRQIVEALGRGPLSVSALAKPFDMSLTAIVQHLRVLEDCGLVTTEKVGRVRTCQLRTAGLDALARWVDAQRPEWHRRIDRLADLLDSKDR, via the coding sequence ATGACCGCTTCCGAGTCCGCGGTGGATGCCGGACCGATCCTTCAGGCTCTGGGGGATGCCACGAGACGGCAGATCGTGGAGGCGCTTGGGCGCGGCCCGTTGTCGGTCTCCGCGCTAGCCAAACCCTTTGACATGTCCCTGACGGCGATCGTCCAGCACCTGCGGGTGCTGGAGGATTGCGGCCTGGTCACGACGGAAAAGGTGGGCCGCGTTCGAACGTGCCAGCTGAGAACCGCCGGGCTGGACGCGCTTGCCCGCTGGGTCGACGCGCAGCGACCGGAGTGGCACCGTCGAATCGACCGCCTCGCCGACCTGCTCGACAGTAAGGACCGCTGA
- a CDS encoding SRPBCC domain-containing protein, whose product MPDSAIAHASFSITRFLNTAPARVFEAFADPDIKRRWFAESPHHDVEEFASDLREGATERLQYRFRDDTPFAGTTIANTDTVLNLVRDERIVWASKMAFGNADISAALITAELLEAPGGTELVLTFQGAFFEGADGPQIREMGWQALLDRLADTIA is encoded by the coding sequence GTGCCCGATAGTGCTATTGCTCACGCCAGTTTCTCGATCACCCGCTTCCTGAACACCGCGCCCGCGCGCGTATTCGAGGCGTTCGCCGATCCCGACATCAAGCGCCGGTGGTTTGCCGAGAGTCCGCACCATGACGTGGAGGAGTTTGCGAGCGACCTGCGCGAGGGCGCGACCGAGCGGCTGCAATACCGCTTCCGCGACGACACGCCTTTTGCGGGCACGACCATCGCCAACACCGACACGGTGCTCAATCTCGTGCGCGACGAGCGCATCGTGTGGGCATCCAAGATGGCGTTCGGAAACGCAGATATTTCGGCCGCGTTGATCACGGCTGAACTTCTCGAGGCGCCCGGCGGCACGGAACTGGTGCTCACCTTTCAAGGCGCCTTTTTCGAAGGTGCCGACGGCCCGCAGATTCGGGAAATGGGCTGGCAGGCGCTGCTCGACCGCTTGGCAGATACGATTGCGTAG
- the truA gene encoding tRNA pseudouridine(38-40) synthase TruA codes for MTRFALTVEYDGRPFMGWQRQDHGPSVQQAIEDAAFAVTGERVAVHAAGRTDAGVHGLGMRAHLDIAKDIAPFRLMEALNARVRPHPVAILDCVAVADDWHARFSCVARHYEYRIVQRRAPLTWERGLAWRIAADLDAEAMHAAAQILVGRHDFTTFRSAHCQADSPLRTLDRLDVARSGDRVVVLASARSFLHHQVRSMVGCLALVGQGKWSAADLRAALGARDRAALGLNAPSDGLYFVRADYP; via the coding sequence TTGACGCGGTTCGCGCTCACCGTGGAATATGACGGGCGGCCCTTCATGGGGTGGCAGCGGCAGGACCATGGCCCGAGCGTGCAACAGGCGATCGAGGATGCGGCGTTTGCCGTGACCGGCGAGCGCGTCGCGGTCCATGCAGCCGGGCGTACCGATGCCGGGGTGCATGGGCTGGGGATGCGCGCGCATCTCGACATTGCGAAGGACATCGCGCCATTCCGGCTGATGGAGGCATTGAACGCGCGGGTGCGGCCGCATCCGGTCGCGATCCTGGACTGCGTTGCGGTGGCGGACGACTGGCATGCGCGCTTTTCGTGCGTGGCGCGGCATTACGAGTACCGAATCGTCCAGCGCCGCGCGCCGCTGACCTGGGAGCGCGGGCTGGCATGGCGGATCGCCGCCGATCTGGACGCAGAGGCGATGCATGCGGCGGCGCAGATACTGGTGGGGCGGCACGACTTCACGACGTTCCGCTCGGCGCATTGCCAGGCGGACAGCCCCTTGCGGACGCTCGACCGGCTGGACGTGGCGCGCAGCGGGGATCGCGTGGTGGTGCTGGCGTCGGCGCGGTCGTTCCTTCACCATCAGGTGCGCTCGATGGTCGGGTGCCTCGCGCTGGTGGGGCAAGGGAAATGGTCGGCTGCGGACCTGCGTGCTGCGCTGGGGGCGCGGGACCGGGCGGCGTTGGGGCTGAATGCGCCTTCGGATGGGCTGTATTTCGTGCGGGCGGATTATCCATGA
- the fmt gene encoding methionyl-tRNA formyltransferase gives MRIVFMGTPEFAVPVLDALVKAGHQVVAAYSQPPRRGNRGKVAPSPVQVRAEALGIAVRTPVSLLDAAAQAEFAALAADVAVVAAYGLILPRAALEAPRLGCLNVHGSLLPRWRGAAPIQRAILAGDAETGVGIMQMEAGLDTGPVRLEGRTPIDGKTAGELTAELSAMGARLMVAVLGDVAAYPAVAQTEDGVTYATKIDKAEARLDFGRDAVDVERQVRAFNPAPGAFFEVGGERVRVHSAEILPLPPGERVGERGLVIDLSALPLSQPSPLRGEGFAIACGSGAIRPLLVQRAGRGVMTADELLRGFAIPAGTQL, from the coding sequence ATGCGTATTGTCTTCATGGGAACCCCCGAATTCGCCGTGCCGGTGCTCGATGCGCTGGTCAAGGCCGGTCATCAGGTCGTGGCCGCGTACAGCCAGCCGCCGCGTCGGGGGAACCGGGGCAAGGTGGCGCCGTCGCCGGTGCAGGTGCGGGCCGAGGCGCTGGGGATCGCAGTGCGGACCCCGGTGAGCCTGCTTGATGCAGCGGCGCAGGCGGAATTCGCGGCGCTGGCGGCGGATGTCGCGGTGGTCGCCGCCTATGGGCTGATCCTGCCGCGCGCGGCGCTGGAGGCGCCGCGGCTGGGGTGCCTCAACGTCCATGGCTCGCTGTTGCCGCGCTGGCGGGGGGCGGCGCCGATCCAGCGCGCGATCCTGGCGGGCGATGCCGAGACGGGGGTCGGGATCATGCAGATGGAGGCCGGGCTCGACACCGGGCCGGTGCGGCTGGAGGGGCGGACGCCGATCGACGGCAAGACCGCGGGGGAGCTTACCGCCGAACTGAGCGCGATGGGCGCGCGGCTGATGGTGGCGGTGCTGGGGGATGTGGCGGCGTATCCGGCGGTGGCGCAGACGGAGGACGGCGTGACCTATGCGACCAAGATCGACAAGGCTGAGGCGCGGCTGGATTTTGGCCGCGATGCCGTGGACGTGGAACGACAGGTGCGCGCGTTCAACCCGGCGCCGGGGGCGTTTTTCGAGGTCGGGGGCGAACGGGTGCGGGTGCATTCCGCCGAAATTCTTCCTCTCCCCCCCGGGGAGAGGGTCGGGGAGAGGGGTCTTGTGATCGACCTGTCGGCACTGCCCCTCTCCCAACCCTCTCCCCTGAGGGGAGAGGGCTTTGCGATCGCTTGTGGCAGCGGGGCGATCCGGCCGCTGCTCGTCCAGCGCGCGGGGCGTGGGGTGATGACCGCCGACGAGTTGCTGCGCGGCTTTGCGATCCCGGCGGGGACGCAGCTTTGA
- the recR gene encoding recombination mediator RecR: MASPEIEALTQALSRLPGLGPRSARRAVLHLLKKRETALDPLLAALGAVSARLTTCTICGNVDTHDPCAICADPRRDQRSLCVVEEVADLWALDRARLFPGKFHVLGGRLSALEGVRPEDLRVDSLVRRVAEGGIDEVVLAMNATLEGQTTAHYIAERIEAYPVRVTQLAHGLPVGGELDYLDEGTLAQALRARRPVA, from the coding sequence ATGGCCTCCCCCGAAATCGAAGCGCTCACCCAGGCCCTGTCGCGGCTCCCCGGCCTGGGGCCGCGCTCGGCCCGGCGCGCGGTGCTCCATCTGCTGAAGAAGCGTGAGACCGCGCTCGATCCGCTGCTCGCCGCGCTCGGCGCGGTCAGCGCGCGGCTCACCACCTGCACGATCTGCGGCAATGTCGACACGCACGATCCGTGCGCGATCTGCGCCGATCCCCGCCGCGACCAGCGTTCGCTGTGCGTGGTCGAGGAAGTCGCCGACCTTTGGGCGCTCGATCGCGCGCGGCTCTTCCCCGGCAAATTCCATGTGCTGGGCGGGCGGCTCTCGGCGCTGGAGGGGGTGCGGCCCGAGGATCTGCGCGTCGACAGCCTCGTCCGCCGCGTCGCGGAGGGCGGGATCGACGAAGTCGTGCTCGCGATGAACGCCACGTTGGAGGGCCAGACCACCGCGCATTACATCGCCGAGCGGATCGAGGCCTATCCGGTCCGCGTCACCCAGCTTGCGCACGGACTCCCCGTCGGCGGCGAACTCGACTATCTCGACGAGGGCACGCTGGCACAGGCGCTGCGCGCACGGCGCCCCGTCGCTTGA
- the def gene encoding peptide deformylase, producing MAVLPIIEVPDPRLRTVSTPVAEVDDATRTLIGDMFDTMYDAPGIGLAAIQVGVPKRIVVMDLQEEEDEDGKPIRAPRVFINPEILDPAEDLSVYTEGCLSVPDQYADVERPARCRVTWLDEQGGAHDEIFEGLLATCIQHEMDHLEGVVFLDHLSRLKRDMILKKLAKARKAAA from the coding sequence ATGGCCGTCCTCCCGATTATCGAAGTACCTGATCCGCGTCTGCGTACCGTCTCCACCCCCGTCGCGGAGGTCGACGACGCCACGCGCACGCTGATCGGCGATATGTTCGACACGATGTACGATGCCCCCGGCATCGGCCTCGCCGCGATCCAGGTCGGCGTGCCCAAGCGCATCGTCGTGATGGACCTGCAGGAGGAAGAGGACGAGGACGGCAAGCCGATCCGCGCACCGCGCGTCTTCATCAACCCCGAAATCCTCGATCCCGCCGAGGATCTGTCGGTCTATACCGAGGGTTGCCTGTCGGTCCCCGATCAATATGCCGATGTCGAGCGCCCCGCGCGCTGCCGCGTCACCTGGCTCGACGAGCAGGGTGGGGCGCATGACGAGATTTTCGAGGGGCTGCTCGCCACCTGCATCCAGCATGAGATGGATCATCTCGAGGGCGTGGTGTTCCTCGACCATCTCTCGCGGCTCAAGCGCGACATGATCCTCAAGAAACTGGCCAAGGCGCGCAAGGCCGCCGCCTGA